Proteins co-encoded in one Pseudarthrobacter chlorophenolicus A6 genomic window:
- a CDS encoding 8-oxoguanine deaminase has protein sequence MTFTSPASAAPDAAARLWIRNPLAAFTANSLDASGGLVISNGVITEVLAAGQQPSAPYSRTFDAGSHVLLPGLINTHHHFYQTLTRAWGPVANAPLFPWLQNLYPVWARLTPKDLELAATVALAELLLSGCTTAADHHYLFPAGLEDAIDIEVAAVRRLGMRATLTRGSMTLGTDDGGLPPQSTVQDPEVVLADSERLVSAYHERGDDAVIQIALAPCSPFSVTKEIMAESAAMAERLDVRLHTHLAETLDEEDFCRERFGLRTVDYLDSVGWLTERTWLGHGIHFSDAEIARLGSAGTAVAHCPTSNMRLASGTARVLELEDAGVPVGLGVDGSASNDASNMILEARQALYLQRLRYGADVPVERALGWATSGSAAVLGRDGLGQLAPGMQADLALFKLDDLRFSGSHDPIAALLLCAADRADRVMVGGQWRVVDGRIPGLDIPALIAEHSTAARRLVNG, from the coding sequence ATGACTTTCACCTCTCCCGCTTCCGCCGCCCCCGATGCCGCTGCCCGACTCTGGATCCGGAACCCGCTGGCCGCCTTCACTGCCAATTCCCTTGACGCCTCGGGCGGGCTGGTCATCAGCAACGGCGTGATCACGGAGGTCCTCGCCGCGGGCCAGCAGCCGTCCGCACCCTACTCCCGGACCTTCGACGCCGGCAGCCATGTGCTGCTCCCCGGGCTGATCAACACGCACCACCACTTCTACCAAACCCTCACGCGCGCCTGGGGGCCGGTGGCCAACGCCCCGCTTTTCCCCTGGCTGCAGAACCTGTATCCGGTATGGGCGCGGCTCACCCCAAAGGACCTCGAGCTGGCCGCGACGGTTGCCCTGGCCGAGCTGCTGCTCTCCGGCTGCACCACCGCGGCCGACCACCACTACCTCTTCCCCGCCGGCCTGGAGGACGCCATCGACATCGAGGTGGCGGCGGTGCGCCGGCTGGGCATGCGCGCCACCCTCACCCGCGGCTCCATGACGTTGGGAACGGACGACGGCGGCCTGCCCCCACAGTCCACGGTGCAGGATCCGGAGGTGGTGCTGGCGGACAGCGAGCGCCTGGTCTCGGCGTACCACGAGCGCGGCGACGATGCAGTAATACAGATAGCCCTGGCGCCCTGCTCGCCGTTCTCTGTGACCAAGGAGATCATGGCCGAAAGCGCGGCGATGGCCGAACGGCTGGACGTCCGGCTGCATACGCACTTGGCCGAAACGCTGGACGAGGAGGACTTTTGCCGGGAGAGGTTCGGGCTGCGGACCGTTGACTACCTGGACAGCGTGGGCTGGCTGACGGAACGCACCTGGCTGGGGCACGGCATCCATTTCAGCGACGCAGAGATTGCCCGCCTCGGTTCGGCGGGGACCGCCGTCGCGCACTGCCCCACGTCCAACATGCGCCTCGCCTCGGGAACGGCGCGGGTCCTGGAACTGGAGGACGCGGGAGTTCCCGTGGGGCTGGGAGTGGACGGTTCGGCGTCGAACGATGCCTCCAACATGATCCTCGAGGCCCGGCAGGCCCTGTACCTGCAGCGGCTGCGCTACGGGGCCGACGTGCCGGTGGAGCGCGCACTCGGCTGGGCCACCAGCGGCTCGGCCGCCGTACTTGGCCGGGATGGGCTGGGCCAGCTGGCACCCGGGATGCAGGCCGACCTCGCCCTGTTCAAACTGGACGACCTTCGCTTTTCCGGCAGCCACGACCCCATTGCGGCCCTGCTGCTGTGCGCCGCCGACAGGGCCGACCGGGTCATGGTGGGCGGCCAGTGGCGGGTGGTGGACGGCCGGATCCCAGGGCTGGACATCCCCGCGCTGATTGCGGAGCACTCCACGGCCGCGCGCAGGCTGGTCAACGGCTGA
- the ligD gene encoding non-homologous end-joining DNA ligase, which yields MTPSKTPAEILDIEGVEVRISSPDKVVFPEPGLTKLDLVRYYLAVAEGALRGAGGRPMVLKRFPKGIDAEPFFQKRVPENHPPFIDTTTLHYASGTSAQEAVIRDAAGLAWVVNLGCLDLNPHPVRAEDLEHPDELRVDLDPMPGVDWSQIVDVAYVAQEVLDDVALVGWPKTSGSRGLHILVRIAPEWSYKDVRLAAETLAREVENRAPGLATARWWKEERGESVFVDFNQNAKDRTVASAYSVRALPDARVSTPLTWDEVRTVRPERFTVPTVLERFADIGDPHAGIDDAVGSLDGLLALAKDLGPAEKAPRAGNGSGRRQSAMPLIEVARTKTKPEALKALEEWKSGHAGVVKALQPADVMVDGMRGSSSLWYRVRVNLQHVPEADRPGQEELIADYDPWAGKEWPGRPGA from the coding sequence ATGACTCCGTCAAAGACGCCGGCCGAGATCCTGGACATCGAGGGTGTTGAAGTCCGGATCTCGAGCCCGGACAAAGTGGTGTTCCCCGAGCCGGGGCTGACCAAGCTGGACCTGGTGCGGTACTACCTTGCTGTCGCGGAGGGTGCGCTGCGGGGTGCCGGCGGCAGGCCGATGGTGCTGAAGCGGTTCCCCAAGGGCATCGACGCCGAACCGTTCTTCCAGAAACGCGTCCCGGAAAACCATCCGCCGTTCATTGACACCACCACGCTGCACTACGCCTCGGGAACGTCGGCGCAGGAAGCTGTCATCCGGGACGCAGCCGGCCTCGCCTGGGTGGTGAACCTCGGCTGCCTGGACCTGAACCCGCACCCTGTCCGCGCCGAGGACCTGGAACATCCGGACGAACTGCGGGTGGACCTGGACCCCATGCCGGGCGTGGACTGGTCGCAGATCGTGGACGTGGCGTATGTGGCGCAGGAGGTACTCGACGACGTGGCGCTGGTGGGCTGGCCCAAGACCAGCGGGTCCCGCGGGCTGCACATCCTGGTGCGCATTGCGCCGGAATGGTCCTACAAGGATGTCCGGCTGGCCGCCGAAACCCTGGCCCGCGAAGTGGAGAACCGGGCCCCTGGCCTGGCCACCGCGCGCTGGTGGAAGGAGGAACGCGGCGAGAGCGTGTTCGTCGACTTCAACCAGAATGCCAAAGACCGTACCGTGGCCTCGGCATACTCGGTGCGTGCGCTGCCCGACGCGCGGGTGTCTACGCCGCTCACCTGGGACGAGGTCCGCACCGTCCGGCCGGAACGCTTCACGGTCCCCACGGTGCTGGAGCGGTTCGCGGATATCGGCGATCCGCACGCCGGCATTGATGACGCCGTCGGCTCGCTGGACGGGCTGCTGGCCCTGGCGAAGGACCTGGGTCCGGCCGAGAAGGCGCCGCGGGCGGGAAACGGATCCGGCCGCCGGCAGTCCGCCATGCCGCTGATCGAGGTGGCCCGCACCAAAACCAAACCGGAGGCGCTCAAGGCGCTGGAGGAATGGAAGTCCGGGCACGCCGGCGTCGTCAAAGCCCTGCAGCCCGCAGACGTCATGGTGGACGGGATGCGGGGCTCAAGCTCGCTCTGGTACCGGGTGCGGGTCAACCTGCAGCACGTCCCTGAGGCGGACCGGCCGGGCCAGGAGGAACTCATCGCCGACTACGATCCGTGGGCCGGCAAGGAATGGCCCGGCCGGCCCGGGGCTTAG
- the pucL gene encoding factor-independent urate hydroxylase produces MSSKIILGENQYGKAEVRVVKITRDTNRHEIEDLNVTSQLRGDFSAAHLEGDNAHVVATDTQKNTIYAFARDGIGSPEAFLLRLGEHFTSSFDWVSGGRWEAESYAWNRIQAHGSEHDHSFVRNGQEVRTAVLVRDGATSHLISGLKDLTVLKSTESGFVGYPRDRYTTLPETTDRILATDVSARWRFKTGTDFSTLDFNKSYEDVKGLLLEGFTEKYSHALQQTLFDMGTKVLEAHSEIDEIKFSMPNKHHFLVDLSPFGLDNPNEVFFAADRPYGLIEATVQRDDATAAPAAWSGIAGFC; encoded by the coding sequence ATGAGCAGCAAGATCATTCTCGGCGAAAACCAGTACGGCAAGGCCGAAGTCCGCGTCGTCAAGATCACCAGGGACACCAACCGCCACGAGATCGAAGACCTGAACGTCACCTCGCAGCTGCGCGGCGACTTCTCCGCGGCCCACCTGGAAGGCGACAACGCCCACGTGGTGGCCACGGACACCCAGAAGAACACCATTTACGCCTTCGCCCGCGACGGCATCGGCTCACCGGAAGCGTTCCTGCTGCGCCTCGGCGAGCACTTCACCTCCAGCTTCGACTGGGTCAGCGGCGGCCGCTGGGAAGCCGAGTCCTACGCCTGGAACCGCATCCAGGCCCACGGCAGCGAACACGACCACTCGTTCGTCCGCAACGGCCAGGAAGTCCGCACCGCGGTCCTGGTCCGCGACGGCGCCACCAGCCACCTTATTTCGGGGCTCAAGGACCTGACCGTCCTGAAGTCCACCGAATCGGGCTTCGTCGGCTACCCCCGGGACCGCTACACCACCCTCCCGGAGACCACCGACCGCATCCTCGCCACGGACGTCTCCGCCCGCTGGCGCTTCAAGACCGGCACCGATTTCAGCACCCTTGATTTCAACAAGAGCTACGAGGACGTCAAGGGCCTCCTGCTCGAAGGATTCACCGAGAAGTACTCCCACGCCCTGCAGCAGACCCTGTTCGACATGGGCACCAAGGTCCTGGAGGCACACAGCGAGATCGACGAGATCAAGTTCTCCATGCCCAACAAGCACCACTTCCTGGTGGACCTGTCCCCCTTCGGACTGGACAACCCCAACGAGGTGTTCTTCGCAGCAGACCGCCCGTACGGCCTGATCGAGGCCACCGTCCAGCGTGACGACGCAACCGCAGCACCCGCAGCCTGGTCCGGCATCGCCGGCTTCTGCTAG
- a CDS encoding nucleobase:cation symporter-2 family protein, which produces MNTKKKLAAAAAGQGVQPGRPEDQRLPLGSTFAYGFQHVLTMYGGIIAPPLIIGAAAGMSSQDIGLLIAACLFVGGLATILQTIGVPFFGSQLPLVQGVSFAGVSTMVAIVHGGGGIQAVFGSVIAASLIGLLITPLFSKIIRFFPPVVTGTVITTIGLTLMPVAANWAMGGNNKAENYGSVANIGLAAATMGIVLLLSKVGSAAISRLSILLAMVLGTGIAFVFGMADFSKVGQGEIVAFPTPFAFGPPTFEIAAIISMLIVILVTLTETSADIIAVGEIVGTKVDSKRIGNGLRADMLSSAISPLFNSFTQSAFAQNVGLVAITGVKSRFVVSAGGLILVILGLLPVLGRVVAAVPTPVLGGAGVVLFGTVAASGIRTLSKVEYKNNMNLIVVAASIGFGMIPIAAPAFYDRFPSWFSTIFHSGISSAAVMAILLNLLFNHLKAGNSDNQSVFVAGTERVVQEQDIKCLVDGDRFEGGKLLDCDGKEVRVESAQKASEH; this is translated from the coding sequence ATGAACACCAAGAAGAAACTGGCCGCCGCAGCCGCCGGACAAGGCGTCCAGCCAGGCCGTCCGGAAGACCAGCGGCTCCCGCTGGGAAGCACGTTCGCCTACGGCTTCCAGCACGTCCTCACCATGTACGGCGGCATCATCGCCCCTCCCCTGATCATTGGCGCTGCAGCCGGCATGTCCTCGCAGGACATCGGCCTGCTGATCGCGGCCTGCCTTTTTGTCGGCGGCCTCGCCACCATCCTCCAGACCATCGGCGTCCCGTTCTTCGGGTCCCAGCTCCCCCTGGTCCAGGGCGTATCTTTTGCCGGCGTTTCCACCATGGTGGCGATCGTCCACGGCGGCGGCGGCATCCAGGCCGTCTTCGGCTCGGTCATCGCGGCCTCGCTCATCGGCCTGCTGATCACCCCGCTGTTTTCGAAGATCATCCGCTTCTTCCCGCCGGTGGTCACCGGCACCGTGATCACCACCATCGGCCTGACCCTGATGCCCGTGGCCGCCAACTGGGCCATGGGCGGCAACAACAAGGCGGAAAACTACGGCAGCGTGGCCAACATTGGCCTGGCCGCCGCCACCATGGGCATCGTGCTGCTCCTGAGCAAGGTGGGCAGCGCGGCCATCTCCCGGCTTTCCATCCTCCTGGCCATGGTGCTCGGCACCGGCATCGCGTTCGTGTTCGGGATGGCCGACTTCTCCAAAGTGGGCCAGGGCGAGATCGTCGCCTTCCCCACCCCGTTCGCATTCGGCCCGCCCACCTTCGAGATCGCGGCCATCATCTCGATGCTGATCGTCATCCTGGTCACCCTGACCGAAACGTCGGCGGACATCATCGCGGTGGGTGAAATCGTGGGCACCAAGGTGGACTCCAAGCGGATCGGCAACGGCCTCCGCGCGGACATGCTCTCCAGCGCCATCTCCCCGCTGTTCAACTCCTTCACGCAGAGCGCCTTCGCCCAGAACGTGGGCCTGGTGGCCATCACCGGCGTCAAGAGCCGCTTCGTGGTCAGCGCCGGCGGCCTGATCCTGGTGATCCTCGGCCTGCTTCCGGTCCTGGGCCGGGTTGTGGCAGCCGTCCCCACGCCCGTTCTGGGCGGCGCCGGCGTAGTCCTCTTCGGCACCGTGGCCGCCAGCGGCATCCGCACGCTGTCCAAGGTGGAATACAAGAACAACATGAACCTGATCGTGGTGGCCGCCTCCATCGGGTTCGGCATGATCCCCATCGCGGCACCGGCGTTCTACGACCGCTTCCCGTCCTGGTTCAGCACCATCTTCCACTCCGGCATCAGCTCGGCAGCCGTCATGGCCATCCTGCTGAACCTGCTGTTCAACCACCTCAAGGCCGGCAACTCGGACAACCAGTCCGTCTTTGTGGCCGGCACCGAACGCGTGGTGCAGGAACAGGACATCAAGTGCCTGGTGGACGGCGACCGCTTCGAAGGCGGCAAGCTCCTCGACTGCGACGGCAAGGAAGTCCGCGTCGAATCAGCGCAAAAGGCTTCTGAACATTAG
- a CDS encoding IclR family transcriptional regulator, with the protein MAEKASGGVQSVERVFELLELITDAGGDVTLSELSSSTDLPLPTIHRLLRTLVSLGYIRQLPNRRYALGPRLIRLGEGANKQLGAVARPQLKALVDQLGETSNMAVLDSDMVIYVAQVPSLHSMRMFTEVGRRAHTHATGVGKAILAQLDDETVRGIVARAGMPTPTVKSIGDVEELLADLKLIRERGYSIDEEEQELGVRCFAMAVPNAPTPTAISVSGPVSRVDEHFADKAVPVLRQAAETISRELNRT; encoded by the coding sequence ATGGCAGAAAAAGCGTCCGGTGGCGTGCAGTCGGTAGAGCGCGTCTTTGAACTGCTGGAGCTGATCACGGATGCCGGCGGCGACGTCACCCTGAGCGAGTTGTCCTCCTCCACGGACCTGCCCCTGCCCACCATCCACCGCCTGCTGCGGACCCTGGTGTCGCTGGGCTATATCCGCCAGCTGCCCAACCGCCGCTACGCGCTGGGCCCGCGGCTGATCCGGCTCGGCGAAGGAGCCAACAAGCAGCTTGGTGCCGTCGCCCGTCCGCAGCTGAAGGCCCTGGTGGACCAGCTCGGCGAGACCTCCAACATGGCCGTACTGGACTCGGACATGGTCATCTACGTCGCGCAGGTGCCCTCGCTGCACTCGATGCGCATGTTCACGGAGGTGGGCCGGCGCGCCCACACCCACGCCACCGGCGTCGGGAAGGCCATCCTGGCCCAGCTCGACGATGAGACCGTCCGCGGCATCGTTGCCCGCGCAGGTATGCCCACGCCCACCGTGAAGAGTATCGGCGACGTCGAGGAACTCCTGGCTGACCTCAAGCTGATCCGGGAACGTGGCTACTCCATCGACGAAGAGGAACAGGAGCTGGGCGTCCGCTGCTTCGCCATGGCCGTCCCCAACGCCCCTACGCCCACGGCGATCTCCGTTTCAGGGCCGGTGTCCCGGGTGGACGAGCACTTCGCCGACAAAGCCGTACCGGTCCTCCGCCAGGCGGCCGAGACCATCTCCCGTGAACTGAACCGCACCTGA